In Vigna unguiculata cultivar IT97K-499-35 chromosome 3, ASM411807v1, whole genome shotgun sequence, a single genomic region encodes these proteins:
- the LOC114176280 gene encoding uncharacterized protein LOC114176280, translating into MISSQIHVFRSAFRVLRYPFTNSPNARPLLLLHPNTNASFCPSPTTLCSSLTDDSFSTPKPNQLGYNPSEELFELEEELKPSKGKSHAPEPRSWFGPNGQYIRELPCPSCRARGYTPCTECGIERSRPDCPKCYGKGILTCHQCSGDRVIWEESIDEKPWERAHSISPLKVKEDDEVDKLEIKLDVKKKSKRVYQSPPPEVGLKISRSLKSLNAKTGLFSNRMKIIHQDPKLEAQRVAAIKKAKGTVAARRHTSNTMKAFFSDPINRQKRSMAMKGVKFYCKNCGREGHRRYYCPELKDTLIDRRFMCRVCGEKGHNRRTCRMIRVSHSNERMIKQNQCRVCGEKGHNRRTCWKLRISGRNGRVIKHRKCKVCHQFGHNRRTCPQVVPSKRKTVSRRQYKCRLCKKKGHNSRTCPSKTHVTEHPQD; encoded by the exons ATGATTTCCAGCCAAATTCACGTGTTTCGCTCTGCATTTCGCGTTCTCAGATATCCATTCACAAACTCACCAAACGCGCGTCCTTTGCTTTTGCTCCATCCCAACACAAACGCTTCCTTCTGCCCCTCACCAACCACCCTTTGTTCTTCACTCACTGACGACTCCTTTTCCACTCCAAAACCAAACCAG TTGGGCTACAATCCTTCAGAGGAACTGTTCGAGCTGGAGGAGGAGCTCAAACCAAG CAAGGGCAAGTCTCATGCACCAGAACCAAGGTCCTGGTTTGGTCCAAATGGACAGTATATCAGGGAGCTACCTTGTCCGAGTTGCCGAGCAAGGGGTTATACACCTTGTACAGAGTGTGGAATAGAAAGATCAAGACCAGACTGTCCAAAATGTTATGGAAAG GGTATATTGACTTGCCACCAATGCTCTGGAGATCGTGTTATATGGGAGGAATCAATTGATGAAAAACCATGGGAGAGGGCCCATTCTAT TTCCCCACTTAAAGTTAAGGAAGATGATGAAGTTGACAAATTAGAAATAAAGCTAGATGTGAAGAAAAAATCCAAGCGTGTTTACCAATCACCACCTCCAGAAGTTGGATTAAAGATTAGTCGTTCATTGAAA AGTCTGAATGCCAAAACTGGTCTGTTTAGCAACCGAATGAAGATTATTCACCAGGATCCCAAGCTTGAGGCACAGCGTGTGGCTGCTATCAAG AAAGCCAAGGGAACTGTTGCAGCAAGGAGACACACTTCCAATACCATGAAAGCTTTCTTTAGTGATCCAATAAACCGACAGAAAAGGAGCATGGCCATGAAGG GAGTAAAATTCTACTGCAAAAACTGTGGACGTGAAGGACATAGGAGATACTACTGTCCAGAACTCAAGGATACCTTGATTGATCGGCGATTCATGTGTAGGGTCTGTGGGGAAAAGGGTCACAACAGAAGAACATGTAGAATGATAAGGGTAAGCCATAGCAATGAGAGAATGATAAAACAGAATCAGTGTAGGGTCTGTGGGGAAAAGGGCCACAACAGAAGAACTTGTTGGAAGTTAAGGATAAGCGGTAGAAATGGGAGAGTGATAAAACACCGCAAGTGTAAAGTATGTCACCAATTCGGCCATAACCGCAGAACCTGTCCTCAAGTTGTTCCTAGTAAAAGAAAAACGGTCTCTCGAAGGCAATACAAGTGTAGGTTGTGCAAGAAAAAGGGACATAACAGTAGGACATGTCCAAGTAAGACACATGTTACTGAACATCCTCAAGATTAA